Proteins encoded by one window of Pirellulales bacterium:
- a CDS encoding amidohydrolase, with the protein MYVAKRVAVGRVGVAALLGWMLAAPVYGEDPAAWTKANLDSLVSLYQHFHQHPELSYHEEQTAAKLADELRQVGAEVTTGVGGHGVVGVARNGDGPTLLIRADMDALPVTEETGLVYASKQRATDDDGGDVGVMHACGHDIHVTTLVGVARYLLGHRDAWRGTALFLCQPAEERGGGAKAMLDDGLFQRFGKPDLAVALHVDATLAAGKVGYRAGYTLANVDSVDVTLVGRGGHGAYPHTTIDPIVMAARLVLDLQTIVSREIEPTQPAVVTVGSIHGGTKHNVIGDRCHLQITCRSYTDEVRQHLLDAIVRKAQATAAAAGAPEPEIKVSEGTPAMFNDEKLVERVTASLQRALGNEQVVLSEQSMGGEDFSQFGRAGVPICMFRLGSVDAQRLAGYERVKQPPPSLHSSRYYPDAPQSLQTGVTAMASVVLDLLPVGN; encoded by the coding sequence ATGTACGTGGCAAAGCGAGTTGCGGTTGGCCGAGTCGGCGTGGCGGCGTTATTGGGCTGGATGCTGGCCGCTCCTGTGTACGGCGAAGACCCGGCCGCCTGGACCAAAGCGAATCTCGATTCGCTGGTGAGCCTGTACCAGCACTTCCATCAACATCCCGAGTTGTCGTACCACGAGGAGCAGACCGCGGCGAAGCTGGCCGACGAATTGCGCCAAGTGGGTGCCGAGGTGACCACCGGCGTCGGCGGGCACGGTGTGGTGGGCGTGGCCCGCAATGGCGACGGGCCGACGCTCTTGATTCGCGCCGACATGGACGCCCTGCCCGTCACCGAAGAGACCGGGCTGGTCTATGCCTCAAAACAGCGCGCCACCGACGATGACGGAGGCGACGTGGGTGTGATGCACGCCTGCGGGCACGACATACACGTTACGACGCTGGTCGGCGTGGCCCGCTACCTGCTGGGGCACCGCGACGCGTGGCGCGGCACGGCCTTGTTCCTTTGCCAGCCGGCCGAAGAACGCGGCGGCGGGGCCAAGGCAATGCTCGACGACGGGCTGTTCCAACGATTCGGCAAACCGGACCTGGCCGTGGCTTTGCACGTCGATGCGACGCTGGCCGCCGGCAAGGTCGGCTATCGCGCGGGCTACACGCTCGCCAATGTCGACAGCGTCGATGTGACGCTGGTCGGCCGCGGCGGGCACGGTGCCTATCCGCATACGACGATCGATCCGATCGTCATGGCGGCCCGGCTGGTGCTCGATCTGCAAACGATCGTGAGTCGCGAAATCGAGCCCACGCAGCCGGCCGTGGTGACGGTCGGTTCGATTCACGGCGGCACGAAGCACAACGTGATCGGCGATCGCTGCCACTTGCAGATTACCTGCCGCAGCTATACCGACGAGGTGCGGCAGCATTTGCTCGATGCGATTGTCCGCAAGGCCCAGGCCACGGCTGCCGCAGCCGGGGCGCCCGAACCGGAGATCAAAGTTTCCGAAGGGACGCCCGCCATGTTCAACGACGAAAAGCTCGTCGAACGTGTCACGGCGAGCCTGCAACGGGCCCTCGGCAACGAGCAGGTCGTGCTGTCCGAGCAATCGATGGGTGGGGAAGACTTCAGCCAGTTCGGCCGAGCGGGCGTGCCGATCTGCATGTTTCGCCTGGGTTCGGTCGATGCCCAGCGTCTGGCCGGCTACGAACGGGTGAAACAGCCGCCGCCGTCGTTGCACTCGTCGCGGTATTACCCCGATGCGCCGCAGAGCTTGCAAACGGGCGTGACGGCCATGGCGTCGGTGGTGCTCGATCTGCTGCCGGTGGGGAACTAG
- a CDS encoding class I SAM-dependent methyltransferase, translating into MKSGAFYNLIQEGFSRGYQLLTGGDPYPLRDLLLRRYAQRPPGKILDVGCGSGCFAFSGHDYTGVDPNPKYVAYCQAERPGTFAQMPGDRLEFADATFDTVLCFSVGHHVDDATLDRILTEIGRVLRPSGRLYFADPIRPINPWRPVAWSLEWLDEGNHFRDEQQYREALERHYHIAAREELVDQFFRTVFYDCTPRPRPT; encoded by the coding sequence ATGAAGAGCGGCGCGTTTTACAACCTGATTCAGGAAGGCTTTTCGCGCGGCTATCAACTGCTCACCGGCGGCGACCCCTACCCACTCCGCGACCTGCTGTTGCGGCGCTATGCGCAGCGCCCTCCCGGCAAGATCCTCGACGTCGGCTGCGGCAGCGGCTGCTTTGCCTTCTCGGGCCATGACTACACGGGCGTCGATCCGAATCCCAAGTACGTGGCCTATTGCCAGGCCGAACGTCCCGGCACGTTTGCGCAGATGCCGGGCGATCGGCTCGAATTTGCCGACGCCACGTTCGATACGGTGCTGTGCTTCAGCGTCGGCCATCATGTCGACGACGCGACGCTCGACCGCATCCTGACCGAAATCGGCCGCGTGCTGCGCCCCAGCGGCAGGCTCTACTTTGCCGACCCGATCCGCCCGATCAATCCCTGGCGGCCGGTCGCCTGGTCGTTGGAATGGCTCGACGAGGGGAACCATTTTCGCGACGAACAGCAGTATCGCGAGGCGCTCGAGCGCCACTATCACATCGCGGCCCGCGAGGAACTCGTCGACCAGTTTTTTCGCACCGTGTTTTACGATTGCACCCCGCGGCCCAGGCCGACGTGA
- a CDS encoding class I SAM-dependent methyltransferase, whose protein sequence is MPRRHLFEFTDLPWFPRFLRDAMTGYLEVCYRRVLQLPPEWTDKIVSAVEATGETNVLDLCSGAGGPMLVLVPGLRQRLGPEFQIVLSDLFPNAEAQAHLANSPENGVRYEPRPIDARHWRDNPPGVRTIVGGFHHFRPEPARQILAAAVQQRRAICVFEVAEHSWVGVLSSLTIPIMVLLLTPLVRPLRWPALVFTYLVPILPLLITWDGFVSQLRTYTPEEMRRLVQSLGTTDYHWDLGTIKVQKAPIKFPYLVGWPGKPSETPTR, encoded by the coding sequence ATGCCTCGGCGCCACTTGTTCGAATTTACCGACCTGCCTTGGTTTCCGAGATTCCTGCGCGACGCGATGACCGGCTACCTCGAGGTCTGCTATCGCCGCGTGCTCCAATTGCCGCCCGAGTGGACCGACAAGATCGTGTCCGCGGTCGAGGCCACGGGCGAAACGAACGTCCTCGATTTGTGCTCCGGCGCCGGCGGACCGATGCTCGTCCTCGTGCCTGGTTTGCGTCAGCGGCTGGGCCCGGAGTTTCAGATCGTGCTCAGCGATTTGTTTCCGAATGCCGAGGCCCAGGCACACCTCGCCAACTCGCCAGAAAACGGCGTACGCTACGAGCCCCGGCCGATCGACGCCCGCCATTGGCGCGACAACCCGCCCGGCGTGCGGACCATAGTCGGGGGATTTCATCACTTCCGGCCGGAGCCGGCGCGCCAAATCCTGGCGGCGGCCGTACAGCAGCGCCGTGCCATCTGTGTGTTCGAGGTTGCCGAGCACTCCTGGGTGGGCGTGTTGAGCAGCTTGACGATCCCGATTATGGTTTTGTTGCTCACGCCGCTGGTGCGACCGCTGCGGTGGCCGGCGCTGGTCTTCACCTACCTGGTGCCGATCCTGCCGCTGTTGATCACCTGGGACGGATTCGTCTCGCAGTTGCGCACCTACACGCCTGAGGAAATGCGCCGATTGGTCCAGTCGCTCGGCACGACCGACTACCACTGGGACCTGGGCACAATCAAGGTTCAGAAGGCACCGATCAAGTTCCCGTACCTGGTCGGCTGGCCGGGAAAACCGTCGGAAACTCCAACCCGTTGA
- a CDS encoding class I SAM-dependent methyltransferase encodes MNTAEYATMYRVEDRHWWYRQLRRVLFFHLDRYLPGWRTEPILDAGCGTGRNLAELGNPLQHVGVDLSPDALEFCRQRGLTNVRQADVAQLPFDDGSFAAVVSTSVLYHQWVPDPGRVLDEFRRVLRTGGSIFLELPAFEFLASPHDEAVMTARRFTRGSARRLIEAHGFRLRRATYWNTLLFPLAVAARTLRLSRGGRDFEAFEHGEPWTNRVFDAIMRAEFALLKRFDLPFGVSLALVAERRD; translated from the coding sequence GTGAACACCGCCGAATACGCCACGATGTATCGCGTCGAGGACCGGCACTGGTGGTATCGCCAGTTGCGCCGCGTGTTGTTCTTCCATCTGGACCGCTACCTGCCCGGCTGGCGTACCGAGCCGATTCTCGACGCCGGGTGTGGTACGGGCCGCAACCTGGCCGAACTCGGCAATCCGCTGCAACACGTCGGCGTCGATCTTTCGCCCGACGCCTTGGAATTCTGCCGGCAGCGCGGGTTGACCAACGTCCGACAGGCCGACGTCGCCCAGTTGCCCTTTGACGATGGCTCGTTTGCCGCCGTGGTTTCGACGAGCGTGCTCTACCATCAATGGGTGCCCGACCCGGGCCGCGTGCTCGACGAGTTCCGCCGGGTGTTGCGCACCGGCGGATCGATCTTTCTGGAGTTGCCGGCGTTCGAGTTCCTCGCGAGCCCCCATGACGAGGCCGTGATGACGGCTCGGCGTTTCACGCGCGGCTCGGCGCGGCGGCTGATCGAGGCGCACGGTTTTCGCCTGCGCCGGGCCACTTATTGGAATACGCTGTTGTTCCCGCTGGCGGTCGCGGCGCGGACTTTACGGCTGTCGCGCGGGGGCCGCGACTTCGAGGCCTTCGAACACGGCGAACCGTGGACCAACCGGGTATTCGACGCCATCATGCGGGCGGAATTCGCCCTGCTCAAACGCTTCGATCTGCCGTTTGGCGTCTCGCTCGCGCTGGTGGCCGAGCGCCGGGATTGA
- a CDS encoding glycosyltransferase family 2 protein, with the protein MSLVIDLSFVIPVYNGSASIGPLVERIHETCRGRSFEVVLVNDGSPDDSEAVCRRIAEAHPETVVFVHLARNFGEHSAVLCGLTHARGAYVGILDDDAQHAPDDIVRMRDEAERRGYDVVYGRYAVKQHSWFRNLGSAFNDRLANVMLKKPPDLYLSSFKVLNRFLVDEIIKYQGAFPYIDGLILRSTRNIGQLTVEHHAREQGRSNYTLRKLVALWLNMFLNFSILPLRLAALIGVLTAGVSALLLLVIILDKLWITQNLTVGIPTVLVTIVFFSGVQLFIMGVIGEYLGRMFLDLSRTPQFVVRYVKRGSSP; encoded by the coding sequence ATGAGTCTAGTGATCGACTTGTCGTTCGTGATTCCCGTCTACAACGGGAGCGCCTCGATTGGGCCCCTGGTCGAGCGCATTCACGAAACCTGCCGTGGCCGCAGTTTTGAAGTCGTGCTGGTCAACGACGGTTCGCCCGACGACAGCGAAGCCGTCTGCCGCCGGATCGCCGAGGCGCACCCCGAGACGGTCGTGTTCGTTCACCTCGCGCGGAATTTCGGCGAGCACAGCGCCGTGCTTTGCGGCCTGACCCATGCCCGGGGCGCCTACGTCGGCATCCTCGACGACGATGCCCAACATGCCCCGGACGACATCGTCCGCATGCGCGACGAGGCCGAGCGGCGCGGCTACGACGTGGTCTACGGCCGGTATGCCGTCAAGCAGCACTCCTGGTTTCGCAACCTGGGGAGCGCCTTCAACGACCGGCTGGCCAACGTCATGCTCAAGAAGCCGCCGGACTTGTACCTGTCGAGCTTCAAAGTGCTCAATCGATTCCTGGTCGATGAGATCATCAAATACCAGGGTGCCTTCCCCTACATCGACGGGCTGATTCTGCGCTCGACTCGGAACATCGGCCAATTGACCGTCGAGCACCACGCCCGCGAGCAGGGGCGTTCGAACTATACGCTGCGCAAGCTCGTGGCCTTGTGGCTGAACATGTTCCTCAATTTCAGCATCTTGCCGCTGCGCCTGGCCGCCTTGATCGGCGTTTTGACCGCGGGCGTCAGCGCCTTGCTGCTGCTGGTGATCATTCTCGACAAGCTGTGGATCACGCAGAACCTGACCGTCGGGATTCCCACCGTGCTGGTCACGATCGTGTTCTTCTCCGGCGTGCAACTGTTCATCATGGGGGTCATCGGCGAATATCTCGGCCGGATGTTCCTCGACCTGTCGCGGACTCCGCAATTCGTGGTGCGCTACGTTAAGCGCGGCAGCTCGCCATGA